The segment TGCTGCCCGTCGATCAGCACCGTGTCGGTGATGTGGTTCTCGTTGGGACCGGTGTGCGCCACCTGGTCGGCCCACAGCGGCGCCGCCAGGCAGAACAGCACGATCAGCAGGAACAGCGCCCCGAAAGCGAGGCTGATTCTGTTGCGCCGCAGCCGAAGCCACGCCAGATACCAGGGGCTTCGGCCTCGGATCCGCGCCGCGGGGACCCCCGCCGGTGGGACGGGGTCCCCGGGCGCTTCAACGGCGTCAGTGGGCGTAGCCATACCTACTTCAGCGCCAGCGCCGACCAGTCCTGGTTGAACAGGAGATGATGGTAGGCCTTGTCGAAGTCGATCCGGTCGGAGACGAAGGTGGTGAACTGTTCGTTGCCGTACGGCGCCCACGCGGCCCGCTCCATATAGGCCTTGTCCAACGCGGCGTATTGAGCCTCGGTATCACCCTCGGTGAGCTGCTTGGTCAGCAGCTCGTCCATCTTGGCGTCCAGCTCCGGGTAGGACGCGCGGGAGAAGTTGTTGCCGTTGGTGGGCAGGATCGCGTCGCTGTTGAGCAGCGGCCGGAAGAAGTCGTCCGGATGCGGGAAGTCCTGGAACCAGTTGCCGAACCCGGTATCCAGGTCCGGGGTCGACTGGTTGCCGATCGTGGTGAAGTACACGTCACCGGCGATCACCTTCAGCGTCGCGTTGAAGCCCAGCTGGTTGAGCACGTCGTGGTAGTACTCACCGATCCGCTTGCGGTCGGGCTCGTCGTTGGTCCACACCGTGATATCGCGGTCCGCCGGGTTCGCCTCGGCCAGCAGCGCTTTGGCCTTGTTCATATCCGGCCCCGGGTAAAGCTT is part of the Mycobacterium adipatum genome and harbors:
- a CDS encoding ABC transporter substrate-binding protein; this encodes MITSVEAPQSMTMERNPNFQSVLDAGATEVADANVDKIVVTQNKSNSAQVTGVEQNTIDFMVDPPDADRLQEVKTRFGDRFRMEESINTYYFWMNNQTAPFNDVRVRQAVNYAIDPEALNRVFGGRLHPTQQILPPGMPGYEEYKLYPGPDMNKAKALLAEANPADRDITVWTNDEPDRKRIGEYYHDVLNQLGFNATLKVIAGDVYFTTIGNQSTPDLDTGFGNWFQDFPHPDDFFRPLLNSDAILPTNGNNFSRASYPELDAKMDELLTKQLTEGDTEAQYAALDKAYMERAAWAPYGNEQFTTFVSDRIDFDKAYHHLLFNQDWSALALK